One window from the genome of Diospyros lotus cultivar Yz01 chromosome 11, ASM1463336v1, whole genome shotgun sequence encodes:
- the LOC127812844 gene encoding valerianol synthase TPS1B-like: MATSCEVGNRSDQEARPLANFTPSLWKDRFISFSMDYELLKTYTKEVEELKKEVKHMLVVGGDEPAKKMVLINTLERLGVSYLFETEIEEQLEWMFANFEDRNYDLFTIALFFRVFRQHGHKICCDVFDKFRDGNGHFKETLSDDVTGMLSLYEATHLKIHGQEDILDEALDFAKAHLESVTPHLPLVLAEEVMHALKQPCHRGIPRIEARHYISVYGKHDSRDENILRFAKLDFNRLQLLHREELCHISRWWKDLDLVSEVSFARNRIVECFLWSMSAYFEPQYALARMILAKIIAMVTITDDTYDAYGTRKELKLFTAAVQRWDVAAIDGLPDYMKALYRAVLKFYDELDREITKQGRARVGCYAKAAFKRIVRAYDVESEWLQEGYVPSFDEYLTNALETSNCVLQTSSFMGMGELATSEAFEWLQCKPKMMTASALIGRLRNDITSHKDEEKRKHVATGLKCYMEQHGVTEQEAIGELHGRIESEWKHINEEMLRPNAISRHLLMRILNLTRFLDVVYKYDDGFTHPETVLDHINSLFINPINF, from the exons ATGGCCACTTCTTGTGAAGTTGGTAACCGGTCAGATCAGGAGGCTCGCCCTCTTGCAAATTTCACACCTAGTTTGTGGAAGGATCGTTTCATCTCATTCTCAATGGATTACGAG TTACTCAAAACTTACACCAAAGAAGTTGAAGAGTTGAAGAAAGAAGTGAAGCACATGCTAGTAGTTGGAGGAGATGAACCAGCAAAGAAGATGGTTTTGATCAACACATTGGAACGCCTTGGGGTGTCTTACCTCTTTGAAACAGAGATTGAAGAGCAACTGGAATGGATGTTTGCTAACTTTGAGGATAGAAACTATGACTTGTTCACCATTGCACTCTTCTTCCGAGTATTCAGACAACACGGCCATAAAATATGTTGTG ATGTGTTTGACAAATTTAGAGATGGCAACGGTCACTTCAAGGAAACCCTAAGTGATGATGTAACTGGTATGCTAAGCCTGTATGAAGCTACACATTTGAAGATCCATGGACAAGAAGACATCCTAGATGAGGCTTTAGATTTTGCAAAAGCTCACCTTGAGTCTGTGACACCCCACTTACCCCTAGTTCTTGCAGAAGAGGTGATGCATGCTCTCAAGCAGCCATGTCACAGGGGTATACCCAGAATAGAGGCAAGGCACTACATCTCTGTCTATGGAAAGCATGACTCCAGGGATGAAAACATACTAAGATTTGCCAAGCTAGATTTCAACAGGCTGCAGCTATTGCACAGGGAAGAGCTATGCCACATATCAAG GTGGTGGAAAGACTTGGATTTGGTATCAGAAGTTTCTTTTGCAAGGAACCGAATAGTAGAGTGTTTTTTGTGGTCTATGTCGGCCTATTTCGAGCCACAATACGCCCTTGCTAGGATGATATTAGCAAAGATTATAGCCATGGTGACGATTACAGATGATACATACGATGCATATGGCACTCGTAAAGAGCTCAAACTGTTTACAGCCGCGGTGCAAag ATGGGATGTGGCTGCCATTGATGGGCTCCCGGACTACATGAAGGCACTCTACAGAGCTGTGCTAAAGTTCTACGATGAACTAGACAGAGAAATAACCAAGCAAGGCAGAGCTCGTGTTGGTTGCTACGCAAAAGCAGCA TTCAAGCGTATAGTGAGAGCTTACGACGTCGAATCCGAGTGGCTGCAAGAAGGATACGTACCGTCGTTTGATGAGTATTTGACGAATGCGCTGGAAACCAGCAACTGTGTCCTTCAAACATCATCGTTCATGGGCATGGGAGAACTTGCCACCTCTGAGGCTTTCGAATGGTTGCAGTGTAAACCTAAGATGATGACGGCTTCTGCCCTAATTGGTCGTCTCAGAAACGACATAACAAGCCATAAG GATGAAGAGAAGAGGAAGCATGTAGCCACAGGTCTCAAATGCTACATGGAGCAGCATGGCGTCACAGAGCAAGAGGCAATTGGGGAATTGCATGGCAGGATTGAGAGTGAATGGAAGCATATTAATGAAGAAATGCTGAGACCAAATGCCATTTCAAGGCATCTGCTCATGAGAATTCTCAACCTTACTCGGTTTCTGGATGTGGTTTACAAGTATGATGATGGGTTTACTCATCCTGAAACAGTCCTGGACCATATCAACTCATTGTTCATCAATCCAATAAATTTTTGA
- the LOC127812845 gene encoding hedycaryol synthase-like, with translation MAPHLNHPFLAEQVLHALELSLHMGIPRVEAAHYISIYEKDDHRDEQLLRLAKLDFNRVQLLHLEELCHLSRWWKELASNFPYTKDRLVECYLWAVGTYFEPHYSAARLIHVKITVLVSILDDTFDAYGTLDELTTFTDVVQRWDRSDINLLPDYMKVLFRTLLDLFEELDEKLASQGRSYAVHHTREAV, from the exons ATGGCACCCCATTTAAACCATCCTTTCCTTGCTGAACAAGTGCTCCATGCCTTAGAACTGTCCCTCCATATGGGCATCCCAAGAGTTGAAGCAGCGCATTACATCTCTATCTATGAGAAAGATGATCACAGAGATGAGCAACTTCTGAGACTTGCGAAGTTAGATTTCAACAGGGTGCAGTTGTTGCACCTGGAAGAATTGTGCCATCTCTCAAG GTGGTGGAAAGAGCTGGCCTCAAATTTTCCTTATACCAAAGACAGACTTGTGGAATGCTACTTGTGGGCTGTGGGCACATACTTTGAACCCCATTACTCAGCTGCCCGCCTAATTCATGTTAAAATCACTGTTCTGGTGTCGATTTTGGATGATACATTTGATGCGTATGGCACACTAGATGAACTAACAACTTTTACAGATGTTGTGCAGAG GTGGGATAGGAGTGACATTAATCTGCTCCCAGATTACATGAAAGTCCTCTTCAGGACTTTGTTGGATCTTTTCGAAGAACTCGACGAAAAATTGGCAAGCCAAGGAAGATCTTATGCTGTTCATCATACAAGGGAGGCAGTATGA
- the LOC127812846 gene encoding valerianol synthase TPS1B-like, giving the protein MGLMGFEADVFDKFRDGNSHFKETLSDDVTGMLSLYEATHLKIHGQEDILDEALDFAKPHLESVTPHLPLVLAEEVMHALKQPCHRGIPRIEARHYISVYEKHDSRDENILRLAKLDFNRLQLLHREELCHISRWWKDLDLVSEVSYARNRIVECFLWSMSAYFEPQYALARMILAKIIAMVTITDDTYDAYGTRKELKLFTAAVQRWDVAAIDGLPDYMKALYRAVLKFYDELDREITKQGRARVGCYAKAAFKRIVRAYDVESEWLQEGYVPSFDEYLTNALETSNCVLQTSSFMGMGELATSEAFEWLQCKPKMMTASALIGRLRNDITSYKDEEKRKHAATGLKCYMEQHGVTEQEALGELHGRIESEWKHINEEMLRPNAISRHLLMRILNLTRFLDVVYKYDDGFTHPETNEEQNIIGIQDWNMPIMFWNYHFKILESFDHTLTTSSSFILSSCLDSSSSCSLLSNSRGGTPESSGLSVSGGSTASAKLALWLISGAASSTVT; this is encoded by the exons ATGGGTTTGATGGGTTTTGAAGCAGATGTGTTTGACAAATTTAGAGATGGTAACAGTCACTTCAAGGAAACCCTAAGTGATGATGTAACTGGTATGCTAAGCCTGTATGAAGCTACACATTTGAAGATCCATGGACAAGAAGACATCCTAGATGAGGCTTTAGATTTTGCAAAACCTCACCTTGAGTCCGTGACACCCCACTTACCCCTAGTTCTTGCAGAAGAGGTGATGCATGCTCTCAAGCAGCCATGTCACAGGGGTATACCCAGAATAGAGGCAAGGCACTACATCTCTGTCTATGAAAAACATGACTCCAGGGATGAAAACATACTAAGACTTGCCAAGTTAGATTTCAACAGGCTGCAGCTATTGCACAGGGAAGAGCTATGCCACATATCAAG GTGGTGGAAAGACTTGGATTTGGTATCAGAAGTTTCTTATGCAAGGAACCGAATAGTAGAGTGTTTTTTGTGGTCTATGTCGGCCTATTTCGAGCCACAATACGCCCTTGCTAGGATGATATTAGCAAAGATTATAGCCATGGTGACGATTACAGATGATACATACGATGCATATGGCACTCGTAAAGAGCTCAAACTGTTTACAGCCGCGGTGCAAag ATGGGATGTGGCTGCCATTGATGGGCTCCCGGACTACATGAAGGCACTATACAGAGCTGTGCTAAAGTTCTACGATGAGCTAGACAGAGAAATAACCAAGCAAGGCAGAGCTCGTGTTGGTTGCTACGCAAAAGCAGCA TTCAAGCGTATAGTGAGAGCTTACGACGTCGAATCCGAGTGGCTGCAAGAAGGATACGTACCGTCGTTTGATGAGTATTTGACGAATGCGCTGGAAACCAGCAACTGTGTCCTTCAAACATCATCGTTCATGGGCATGGGAGAACTTGCCACCTCTGAGGCTTTCGAATGGTTGCAGTGTAAACCTAAGATGATGACGGCTTCTGCCCTAATTGGTCGTCTCAGAAACGACATAACAAGCTATAAG GATGAAgagaagaggaagcatgcaGCCACAGGGCTCAAATGCTACATGGAGCAGCATGGCGTCACAGAACAAGAGGCACTTGGGGAATTGCATGGCAGGATTGAGAGTGAATGGAAGCATATTAATGAAGAAATGCTGAGACCAAATGCCATTTCAAGGCATCTGCTCATGAGAATTCTTAACCTTACTCGGTTTCTGGATGTGGTTTACAAGTATGATGATGGGTTTACTCATCCTGAAACA AACGAAGAACAGAACATTATCGGCATTCAAGACTGGAACATGCCGATAATGTTTTGGAACTATCATTTCAAGATTTTGGAAAGCTTTGATCACACGTTGACAA CTTCCAGCTCTTTTATCCTTTCTAGCTGTCTGGATTCTAGTAGTTCATGCAGCCTCCTTTCAAATTCTAGGGGAGGTACTCCAGAGTCTTCCGGGTTATCTGTTTCGGGAGGGTCAACTGCTTCTGCAAAACTGGCACTCTGGCTTATTTCAGGAGCAGCATCCTCAACTGTCACCTGA